One window of Papaver somniferum cultivar HN1 chromosome 9, ASM357369v1, whole genome shotgun sequence genomic DNA carries:
- the LOC113312458 gene encoding uncharacterized protein LOC113312458 produces the protein MADMKEMFWRDKLRIQWNEEGDRNTMFVHRIAKVKRSRNTFSCLKIISVDVVDKLVIKNKIFEHFFDRFKSFELTQIPLTNMNFKSISSEDATWLERPISEEEVFVAFKLLGQKRAPGFSVITFFEDICGTFASSRTGILPDKFCCCPDTPPILDSENGFRPCLVNLDPWIPGCISKVTFSILINGSSFRKFTSEKGLRQGDPLSPFLFLLVSEVLTMLFDKAKETGILGGFLSSGSSTTVKTNFSKSSLFGVGDVNDLEDLAEILKFSCSCFPTSYLGMPLGGKTNTASKWDKILEICRTRLYSWKRKSLTKEGVTIWVSVHIFLCFAFVLEDFLCFARVLVAESVRS, from the exons ATGGCTGATATGAAAGAGATGTTTTGGAGGGATAAATTAAGAATTCAATGGAATGAAGAGGGTGACAGAAATACTATGTTCGTTCATAGAATTGCAAAAGTAAAAAGATCGAGAAACACTTTTTCTTGTCTAAAGATTATTTCTGTTGATGTAGTAGACAAGttggttatcaaaaataaaatctttGAGCACTTCTTTGATAGGTTTAAATCTTTCGAACTTACTCAAATCCCTCTTACAAATATGAATTTCAAGTCAATCTCTTCTGAAGATGCTACTTGGTTGGAAAGGCCTATATcagaagaagaagtttttgttgCTTTCAAACTTTTGGGCCAGAAAAGAGCACCAG GGTTTTCAGTGATAACATTCTTTGAAGATATCTGTGGTACTTTCGCTTCATCACGAACTGGTATATTACCTGATAAATTCTGTTGCTGCCCAGATACACCACCCATATTAGATTCAG AAAATGGGTTTCGGCCATGTCTGGTAAACTTGGATCCTTGGATCCCTGGTTGTATCTCTAAAGTTACATTTTCCATTCTTATTAATGGATCTTCTTTCAGAAAATTTACCTCTGAAAAGGGATTACGCCAAGGAGATCCACTTTCCccttttttatttcttctagtTTCTGAGGTTCTAACTATGCTTTTTGATAAAGCTAAAGAAACTGGGATCTTGGGTGGATTTTTATCTTCCGGATCTTCTACAACTGTTAAA ACTAATTTTTCTAAGAGCAGTTTGTTTGGAGTTGGAGATGTCAATGACCTTGAAGACCTTGCTGAGATTTTAAAATTCTCTTGTAGTTGCTTCCCAACTAGCTACTTGGGTATGCCGCTGGGAGGTAAAACTAATACTGCTTCTAaatgggataaaattttggagaTTTGCAGAACAAGACTTTATTCTTGGAAAAGAAAATCTCTCACCAAAGAGG GTGTGACAATTTGGGTATCAGTACACATATTTCTCTGTTTTGCCTTTGTTTTGGAAgattttctctgttttgctcgagtttTAGTTGCTGAAAGTGTTAGATCATAA